From bacterium, one genomic window encodes:
- a CDS encoding ABC transporter permease, translating into MKIKRVFRVWQRNFTVYTKLYKSSIALNFADPIFYLVAMGLGLGYFVKEINGVPYIKFIATGIIASSSAFAAVYECTYGTYVRMTFQKTFDAILATPVNIDDLVAGELIWGATKSMFYGTVIIIVISVFGMVDSPLIILCIPMLFIGGLIFAEISVIFAAIVPGIDSFNYFYTLLMTPVFLFSGIFFPLDNMPGILSKISFLNPLYHLVNICRAFSQGGNLSVIMDIIWIVAAAVLVSPFPFRLIERRIIK; encoded by the coding sequence GTGAAAATAAAAAGGGTATTCAGGGTCTGGCAGAGAAATTTTACCGTGTATACCAAGTTGTATAAATCCAGTATAGCCCTGAATTTTGCTGACCCTATATTTTATCTTGTTGCGATGGGTCTGGGGCTTGGCTATTTTGTGAAAGAAATAAACGGAGTGCCATACATAAAATTTATCGCTACGGGCATTATCGCGTCTTCTTCCGCGTTTGCCGCGGTCTATGAATGCACCTACGGAACATATGTCCGGATGACGTTTCAAAAAACTTTTGACGCGATACTCGCGACACCGGTCAATATAGACGACCTTGTCGCGGGAGAATTAATCTGGGGCGCCACAAAGAGTATGTTTTACGGCACGGTAATTATAATAGTCATATCTGTTTTTGGGATGGTTGATTCGCCGTTGATAATATTATGCATCCCCATGCTTTTTATCGGCGGATTGATTTTTGCCGAAATATCGGTTATTTTTGCGGCAATTGTGCCGGGTATAGATTCTTTTAATTATTTTTACACGCTTTTAATGACACCGGTATTTCTTTTTTCAGGAATATTTTTCCCCCTTGATAACATGCCGGGAATACTTTCCAAAATATCATTTTTAAATCCGTTATATCATCTTGTTAATATCTGCAGGGCATTTTCACAGGGAGGAAATTTAAGTGTTATAATGGATATAATCTGGATTGTTGCTGCGGCTGTTCTGGTTTCGCCATTCCCTTTCAGGTTGATAGAG
- a CDS encoding helix-turn-helix domain-containing protein, translated as MINEVMTAEQLAKYLQLDEQTVYRKARVGQIPAVRIGKILRFKKDVIDGWLRLSSFKWSSAKREELRKWGENYAKASGLKEEDVQKAINKKRYGK; from the coding sequence ATGATTAATGAAGTTATGACTGCTGAGCAGTTGGCTAAATATTTGCAATTAGATGAGCAGACGGTTTATCGTAAAGCGCGTGTTGGCCAGATTCCTGCTGTGCGTATTGGGAAGATTTTAAGATTCAAGAAAGATGTGATCGATGGATGGTTGCGATTGTCTTCTTTTAAGTGGTCATCCGCTAAAAGAGAAGAATTAAGAAAATGGGGAGAAAATTATGCTAAAGCCAGTGGGTTGAAAGAAGAAGACGTCCAAAAAGCCATTAATAAGAAGAGATACGGCAAATGA
- a CDS encoding ABC transporter ATP-binding protein: MPIVEIKSLAKYYGSLKAVDNIGLEIIKGECFGFLGPNGAGKTTTMGIIYCFMPPTSGNVNVFGLDVMKNPGEIKSRIGVMPQDDNLDPDLSVLENLIVYARYFDILKKDSLKKADELLGFIDLKDRKDTNINELSGGMKRRLLLARALINNPEMLILDEPTTGLDPYSRRYVWEKLEHLKSNNTTIILTTHYMEEAMRLCDRVAIMSEGKILAVDSPSKLIEKHGGNLEEVYLKLTGKGLET, translated from the coding sequence ATGCCAATCGTAGAAATAAAATCACTTGCAAAATATTACGGTTCCCTAAAGGCAGTAGATAATATAGGCCTGGAAATAATAAAAGGCGAATGTTTTGGTTTCCTCGGGCCTAACGGCGCCGGGAAAACCACGACAATGGGGATTATTTATTGTTTCATGCCGCCAACCTCCGGGAACGTAAATGTTTTTGGGCTTGATGTGATGAAAAATCCAGGTGAAATAAAATCGAGGATTGGCGTAATGCCGCAGGATGACAACCTTGACCCTGATCTGAGTGTTCTGGAAAATCTGATTGTTTACGCGAGATATTTTGATATTCTTAAAAAAGATTCTTTAAAAAAAGCGGATGAACTTCTTGGTTTTATAGATTTAAAAGACAGGAAAGACACGAATATCAATGAATTATCAGGCGGCATGAAGCGGAGGCTCCTTCTCGCACGCGCGTTAATAAATAATCCCGAGATGCTTATTCTCGATGAGCCGACTACAGGGCTTGACCCGTATAGCCGGCGTTATGTATGGGAAAAACTGGAGCATCTCAAATCAAATAATACTACGATTATTTTAACCACTCATTACATGGAAGAGGCAATGAGGCTCTGTGACAGGGTGGCGATCATGAGTGAGGGGAAAATATTGGCCGTCGATTCACCTTCAAAGCTGATAGAAAAACATGGCGGAAACCTGGAAGAGGTTTATTTGAAACTTACGGGCAAAGGTCTTGAGACGTAA
- a CDS encoding putative toxin-antitoxin system toxin component, PIN family — MIKVVLDTNIFISSIFWKGNPRRIIDLAVTNKIKSVTSPDILHEIETVLFEDFPEIPYEKIEEIIKDILSYSYLAAVDEIIVKDLRDIKDTKIISCAVSAKADYLVTGDKDLLILKEYKGIKILNSKAFLNLFEGWDSATHPEK; from the coding sequence ATGATTAAGGTCGTTCTCGATACGAATATTTTTATCTCAAGTATTTTCTGGAAAGGCAATCCTCGCCGTATTATTGATTTAGCTGTAACAAATAAAATTAAATCTGTAACCTCGCCGGATATTCTTCATGAAATAGAAACAGTCTTATTTGAAGATTTCCCAGAAATACCTTATGAAAAAATAGAAGAAATTATCAAAGATATACTTAGTTACTCATATTTGGCGGCAGTCGATGAAATTATCGTTAAAGATCTGCGGGACATTAAAGATACTAAAATTATCTCTTGCGCTGTAAGCGCGAAAGCGGATTATTTAGTTACCGGAGATAAAGACCTTCTTATTTTAAAAGAATACAAGGGTATAAAGATTTTAAATTCAAAAGCTTTTCTTAATTTATTTGAAGGGTGGGATTCGGCCACCCATCCTGAGAAGTGA
- the mgtA gene encoding magnesium-translocating P-type ATPase → MNASSETKKKPPAGSKQKPQVLDFDYIGCPADILLGKFASSEKGLTEKEAKRRLAEYGYNEPAKKKKRSLLFQILSKFVNPLVVVLLIIAVFSMYFGEKISAVLVSMMAVMSVFLSFIQEYRAGKEAEKLSEMVRATATVFRNGKSKEIKIREIVPGDIVDLYAGDMIPADLRIISCKDLFINQASLTGESFPIEKSAGPVKPGTSAISELSNIAFMGSSVVSGTAIGIAVKTGISTQFGELSRKLATQRTETSFDKGINKFTWLMIRFMLILVIIIFAINTFTKGDVVNALLFSLAVAVGLTPEMLPMLVAINLSKGAIAMSKKQVIVKHLNAIQNFGAMDVLCTDKTGTLTMDEIILEKHCDVTRRENEDVLRLAYINSFYQTGLKNILDRAILKHKKLLIKQYKKVDEIPFDFSRKIMSVVVEFEGKQRIISKGAPEAIFKKCNKYELDNEIYDMDYLLLPDLKDEWDKLSAEGFRVLAVAYRDFSGKKDVYSKEDENNLILKGYVAFLDPPKPTAKDAIEAMKKFGVEFKVLTGDNELVTKKICSDVGLDVKGLVTGDKIENISDKELQELVKTTTIFARLAPLQKERVIHALHENNHIVGYLGDGINDAPALKASDVGISVNNAVDIAKESADIILLEKSLMVLEDGVIEGRKTFGNIIKYIKMGSSSNLGNMFSMTGASLFLKFLPILPIQILLNNFLYDLSQIAIPADGVDKEYLTKPRPWNVESIKKYMIIIGPISSIFDFITFGALWFLFHEKFDAGYFQTIFHTGWFMESLCTQTLVIHIIRTGKIPFVESKPSKFLIFSSILIITVGFMIPLSPLGKYFRFAVPPVSYFAALAAIVIAYLFMVYQVNRWFIKRYGYD, encoded by the coding sequence ATGAACGCATCATCAGAAACGAAAAAAAAGCCGCCGGCGGGAAGTAAACAGAAACCGCAGGTGCTGGACTTTGATTATATAGGTTGTCCGGCCGATATTTTGCTGGGTAAATTTGCTTCCTCTGAAAAAGGACTGACTGAAAAAGAGGCTAAAAGGCGCCTTGCTGAATATGGTTACAACGAACCCGCCAAGAAAAAGAAAAGAAGCCTTCTCTTTCAAATTCTTTCCAAATTTGTTAATCCATTAGTAGTGGTTCTTTTGATAATAGCCGTATTTTCAATGTATTTCGGGGAAAAGATAAGCGCTGTTTTAGTTTCAATGATGGCGGTGATGAGTGTTTTCCTGTCGTTTATACAGGAATACCGCGCCGGCAAGGAAGCGGAAAAGCTCAGTGAAATGGTGCGGGCGACCGCGACAGTGTTCAGGAACGGGAAGTCGAAGGAAATCAAGATAAGAGAGATAGTACCCGGGGACATTGTCGATTTATATGCGGGTGACATGATACCCGCGGACCTTCGGATAATCTCATGCAAAGATTTGTTTATCAACCAGGCTTCATTGACCGGGGAATCATTCCCGATAGAAAAATCTGCCGGGCCTGTAAAACCGGGGACCAGCGCCATATCCGAACTTTCCAACATAGCGTTCATGGGTTCCAGCGTTGTAAGCGGGACTGCGATTGGAATCGCCGTTAAAACAGGGATTTCCACGCAATTCGGCGAATTATCAAGGAAACTTGCCACGCAAAGAACAGAAACAAGTTTTGATAAGGGCATAAATAAATTTACATGGCTTATGATACGTTTTATGCTCATACTTGTGATAATTATTTTCGCGATAAACACTTTTACGAAAGGTGATGTTGTTAACGCCCTTCTTTTTTCCCTGGCAGTAGCCGTGGGGCTTACTCCTGAAATGCTTCCGATGCTTGTTGCGATAAACCTTTCCAAGGGCGCGATAGCCATGTCTAAAAAACAGGTCATAGTAAAGCACCTGAACGCGATCCAGAATTTTGGCGCCATGGATGTCCTCTGCACGGATAAAACAGGCACCCTCACAATGGATGAGATAATTCTTGAAAAACATTGCGATGTTACAAGAAGAGAAAATGAAGATGTGTTAAGGCTTGCCTACATTAACAGCTTTTACCAGACTGGCCTTAAGAATATCCTTGACAGGGCGATTTTGAAACATAAAAAACTGCTGATAAAACAATATAAAAAGGTCGATGAAATACCTTTTGATTTTTCAAGAAAGATAATGTCTGTGGTTGTTGAATTTGAGGGAAAACAGAGAATTATTTCAAAGGGAGCGCCGGAAGCAATATTTAAAAAATGCAATAAATATGAACTGGATAATGAGATATATGATATGGATTATCTTCTCCTTCCGGATTTGAAAGATGAATGGGACAAGTTAAGCGCTGAAGGGTTCAGGGTCCTCGCTGTCGCTTACAGGGATTTTTCCGGGAAAAAGGACGTATATTCCAAGGAAGACGAAAATAATTTGATACTGAAAGGCTATGTCGCCTTTTTAGACCCCCCGAAACCGACTGCGAAAGACGCTATTGAAGCAATGAAGAAATTCGGCGTGGAATTTAAAGTATTGACCGGCGATAATGAACTTGTCACAAAAAAGATATGCAGTGATGTGGGCCTTGATGTTAAGGGTTTAGTTACAGGCGACAAAATTGAAAACATCAGTGATAAAGAACTCCAGGAACTGGTCAAGACAACAACGATTTTCGCCCGGCTTGCGCCGCTCCAGAAAGAAAGGGTGATTCACGCCCTGCATGAAAATAACCATATTGTCGGGTACCTGGGTGACGGGATTAACGACGCGCCCGCGTTAAAGGCTTCTGATGTCGGGATTTCCGTGAATAACGCGGTTGATATTGCTAAAGAATCCGCTGACATTATACTTCTTGAGAAAAGCCTCATGGTGCTTGAAGACGGTGTCATTGAAGGGAGAAAGACGTTCGGGAACATAATAAAATATATAAAAATGGGGTCGAGTTCAAATCTCGGCAATATGTTCAGTATGACAGGCGCGAGCCTTTTTCTGAAATTTCTGCCGATACTGCCGATCCAGATACTCTTAAATAATTTTCTGTATGATTTGTCCCAGATAGCCATACCGGCTGACGGGGTGGACAAAGAGTATCTCACAAAACCCAGGCCGTGGAACGTCGAATCGATTAAAAAGTATATGATTATAATCGGCCCCATCAGCTCAATATTTGATTTTATAACCTTTGGGGCGTTATGGTTTTTATTCCATGAAAAATTTGACGCCGGATATTTTCAGACAATATTTCATACAGGCTGGTTTATGGAATCGCTCTGCACCCAGACACTTGTCATACATATTATACGGACAGGCAAGATACCCTTTGTCGAAAGCAAACCGAGCAAATTCCTGATTTTTTCGTCCATTCTTATCATAACTGTAGGATTTATGATTCCCCTGTCTCCCCTGGGAAAATATTTCAGATTTGCCGTCCCGCCGGTTTCCTATTTCGCGGCGCTTGCGGCTATAGTTATTGCTTACCTGTTTATGGTTTACCAGGTTAACAGGTGGTTTATCAAACGATATGGGTATGATTGA
- a CDS encoding ribonuclease Z, translating to MEKIKITFLGTNGWYDTKTGNTICVLIDCTDYYIVLDAGNGFGKLDRHIDQNKPVYIFLSHFHLDHIIGLHTLAKFRFKKKLYIIGQKGTRNILKIFLNWPFTLPRKNLKFKSEIIEVPKELNKLPFKARVLPMLHASPTLGIRLEIENKAITYCPDTGYCENAVKLSKNADLLIAECAYTLDFNIKNWPHLNPETAARIAKKSGAKKLILTHFDAGKYPDFKSRKDAESIARKIFSETIASRDGMKKEI from the coding sequence ATGGAAAAAATAAAAATAACCTTTTTAGGCACGAACGGATGGTATGACACAAAGACAGGGAACACCATCTGTGTTTTGATTGATTGCACGGATTATTATATTGTTCTGGACGCGGGAAACGGTTTCGGAAAACTTGACAGGCATATCGATCAGAATAAACCTGTTTATATTTTTTTAAGTCATTTCCACCTGGACCATATTATAGGCCTGCACACGCTGGCTAAATTCAGGTTCAAAAAAAAGCTTTATATTATAGGGCAAAAAGGGACAAGAAATATTTTAAAAATTTTTTTAAACTGGCCGTTTACACTTCCGAGAAAAAACCTGAAATTTAAAAGCGAAATAATCGAGGTGCCCAAAGAATTAAATAAACTTCCTTTTAAGGCAAGAGTTTTACCGATGCTTCACGCATCACCCACACTGGGAATAAGGCTTGAAATCGAAAATAAAGCAATCACATATTGTCCTGATACCGGCTACTGCGAAAACGCGGTCAAATTATCGAAAAACGCGGATTTGTTAATCGCGGAATGCGCCTATACTCTTGATTTTAACATCAAAAACTGGCCGCATCTGAATCCGGAAACAGCCGCGAGAATCGCGAAGAAATCCGGTGCCAAAAAGCTTATACTCACGCATTTCGACGCTGGTAAATATCCCGATTTTAAATCAAGAAAAGATGCCGAATCAATAGCCAGAAAAATATTTTCTGAAACTATCGCGAGCCGTGACGGAATGAAGAAAGAAATTTAA
- a CDS encoding phosphopentomutase, which yields MINRIILIVLDGVGVGELPDAAEYGDRGSNTLANIAKKVNGINLPNLAKLGLGNIIPISGVPKTESPSASFGKMQEISPGKDSISGHWELMGLPLIKPFPTYPNGFPEEIIAKFIEKTNIPGILGNKTASGTVIIDELGGEHLSTGKPIIYTSADSVFQIAAHVDIIPLEKLYDICRTARNLLTGKHSVGRVIARPFMGTPGNFKRTPHRKDFPVKPHGPTVIENLQKHNIPTIAIGKIYDLFAGIGFDEKHEVTSNVEGIEKLIEVSLYKKTGLIAYTLVDFDMLWGHRNNYIDFAKGLEYFDSQLPRIIEILTPDDVLIITADHGNDPTTPSTDHSREYVPLLVYWKKIQIGKDLGIRQTFSDVGATIAELFEISGTGYGKNII from the coding sequence ATGATTAATAGAATTATTTTAATTGTTTTAGATGGTGTAGGTGTTGGGGAACTCCCTGACGCAGCAGAATACGGGGACAGGGGAAGTAATACACTCGCAAATATTGCAAAAAAAGTGAACGGGATTAATTTGCCAAATCTGGCAAAATTAGGTTTAGGTAATATTATCCCTATCTCCGGTGTCCCAAAAACAGAGTCACCTTCCGCCAGTTTTGGAAAAATGCAGGAAATATCCCCTGGCAAAGACAGCATATCAGGCCACTGGGAACTAATGGGGTTGCCATTAATCAAACCATTCCCGACTTATCCAAACGGATTCCCAGAAGAAATAATCGCAAAGTTTATAGAAAAAACAAACATCCCGGGAATATTGGGAAATAAAACCGCGTCAGGGACTGTAATAATAGATGAACTTGGGGGAGAACATCTCTCCACCGGTAAACCGATAATCTATACTTCCGCAGACAGTGTTTTCCAAATCGCCGCCCACGTTGATATTATCCCTCTTGAAAAATTATACGATATTTGCAGGACTGCCAGAAATTTACTTACAGGCAAACACTCAGTCGGGAGGGTAATTGCCAGGCCTTTCATGGGAACTCCCGGAAACTTCAAACGCACGCCTCACCGCAAAGATTTTCCTGTCAAACCGCACGGCCCTACAGTCATTGAAAATTTACAGAAACATAATATTCCCACAATAGCAATAGGCAAGATTTATGATTTATTCGCGGGAATAGGATTTGATGAAAAACATGAGGTTACATCAAACGTCGAGGGAATAGAAAAACTGATTGAAGTTTCGTTATATAAAAAGACAGGCTTGATTGCATATACATTAGTTGATTTTGATATGCTCTGGGGCCACCGCAATAATTATATTGATTTCGCGAAAGGCTTGGAATATTTTGACAGCCAGCTCCCCAGAATTATCGAAATATTAACGCCTGACGATGTCTTAATAATTACCGCGGACCACGGCAACGACCCGACCACGCCAAGCACCGATCACTCCCGTGAATATGTGCCACTTCTTGTATATTGGAAGAAAATTCAGATTGGCAAAGATTTGGGTATCCGGCAGACTTTTTCTGATGTTGGGGCGACGATTGCGGAATTGTTTGAAATT